Proteins encoded in a region of the Nitrospira sp. genome:
- the tpiA gene encoding triose-phosphate isomerase, translating to MRTVLIVGNWKMNKTASEAATFVHELSQHLPGTSTGVELVVAPPFTALESVRMALGASSPIQLGAQDMFWEDHGAYTGEVSAPMLKDLGCRYVILGHSERRTLFGEQNDSIRKKILAALIHGLRPILCIGESLAQRENGTTDSVLTQQLKECVSGLAPDAMAAVTIAYEPVWAIGTGKSATIDQAVAAHRTIRLFLTATWSSTVADATRILYGGSVTPQNIESLLSSDQIDGALIGGACLQVESFATITRIVSTARSIGV from the coding sequence GTGCGTACAGTCCTGATCGTCGGCAATTGGAAGATGAACAAAACCGCGTCTGAAGCGGCAACCTTCGTTCATGAGCTCAGCCAGCACCTACCTGGCACCTCCACGGGCGTTGAGCTTGTCGTCGCCCCCCCTTTTACTGCGCTGGAATCCGTTCGTATGGCGCTGGGCGCCTCATCGCCGATTCAGCTCGGAGCGCAGGACATGTTCTGGGAGGATCACGGCGCCTATACAGGAGAAGTCTCCGCACCGATGCTGAAAGATCTCGGTTGTCGCTACGTGATTCTGGGCCATTCGGAACGACGAACCCTTTTTGGTGAGCAGAACGACAGCATCCGCAAGAAAATCCTAGCCGCACTCATCCATGGCCTGCGTCCCATTCTCTGTATCGGCGAATCACTCGCCCAGCGCGAAAACGGGACGACCGACAGCGTGCTGACCCAACAGCTGAAGGAATGCGTCTCCGGTCTTGCCCCTGACGCGATGGCCGCTGTCACCATCGCCTATGAGCCAGTATGGGCCATCGGCACGGGCAAATCGGCGACCATCGACCAAGCCGTCGCTGCCCATCGGACGATTCGGCTGTTCCTTACCGCCACGTGGTCTTCCACCGTTGCCGACGCCACCAGGATTCTCTATGGAGGGAGCGTCACGCCACAGAATATAGAATCGCTGCTTTCTTCAGACCAGATCGACGGCGCACTCATCGGAGGCGCTTGTCTCCAAGTCGAGTCTTTTGCTACAATTACGAGGATCGTATCCACTGCACGATCAATCGGAGTCTGA
- a CDS encoding ISNCY family transposase, translated as MVGEDRVMMSAKELRRIHVIRQVRDKRITQQEAGTMLRLTERQIRRLLGRVKEEGDQGRVHRGRGKPSNRRIAEPVKAKMLRLYETRYGDFGPTLAAEKLTERHRLEVSDETLRRWLRERGIDHFARRKRPHRAWRARKAHVGELVQLDGSHHDWLEGRGPWGVLMAYIDDASSRVFARFYEYEGTIPAMDSFQRYIRHQGIPLAIYADKHTTYQSPAEPTVAEQLAGEAPQSQFGRALDELGVELIAAHSPQAKGRVERLFKTFQDRLVKELRLARIGTFEAANRFLEGYLPVYNRRFAVRPAHAVNLHRPKPTAQVLERSLCIKTSRCLRKDFTIAHEGRLYQVHDNLRATRVVVEEHVDGTMRLTHHGRALAFHAIAARPVSAAAVTAVSRSQRPIKPPADHPWRKRWRQERGHHPAAAGT; from the coding sequence ATGGTGGGAGAGGACAGGGTGATGATGAGTGCCAAGGAGTTGCGGCGGATCCATGTGATTCGCCAGGTGCGGGACAAGCGGATCACACAACAGGAGGCGGGCACCATGTTGCGGCTGACGGAGCGTCAGATCCGGCGCCTTCTTGGGCGGGTAAAGGAGGAGGGCGACCAGGGACGTGTCCATCGGGGACGGGGGAAGCCGTCGAATCGGCGCATCGCGGAGCCGGTCAAGGCGAAGATGCTGCGGCTGTATGAGACACGCTATGGAGACTTTGGGCCGACGTTGGCGGCGGAGAAGTTGACGGAGCGGCACCGACTCGAGGTCAGCGACGAGACTCTGCGGCGCTGGTTGCGGGAGCGGGGGATTGATCATTTCGCACGCCGGAAGCGACCGCATCGCGCGTGGCGTGCGCGCAAGGCGCATGTCGGGGAACTGGTGCAACTGGATGGGTCCCATCATGATTGGTTGGAGGGGCGCGGCCCGTGGGGTGTCCTGATGGCCTACATCGACGATGCGAGCAGTCGCGTCTTTGCTCGGTTCTATGAGTACGAGGGCACGATCCCGGCGATGGACAGCTTCCAGCGCTACATTCGGCACCAGGGGATTCCGCTGGCCATCTATGCGGACAAGCATACGACCTACCAGTCGCCAGCTGAGCCCACGGTGGCGGAGCAGCTGGCCGGGGAGGCACCCCAGAGTCAGTTCGGACGGGCACTGGATGAGCTGGGGGTTGAGCTGATCGCGGCGCACTCCCCACAGGCCAAGGGGCGGGTGGAGCGGCTGTTTAAGACGTTCCAGGATCGACTGGTCAAGGAGTTGCGCCTCGCACGGATTGGGACCTTCGAGGCGGCGAACCGATTCCTGGAGGGCTATCTGCCGGTCTACAACCGCCGGTTCGCGGTGCGGCCGGCGCACGCAGTCAATCTGCATCGGCCGAAGCCGACGGCCCAGGTGCTGGAGCGAAGCCTGTGTATCAAGACATCCCGGTGTCTGCGGAAGGACTTCACCATTGCTCATGAAGGGCGGCTCTATCAGGTTCACGACAATCTCCGCGCCACTCGTGTGGTGGTCGAAGAACATGTGGATGGGACGATGCGGCTCACGCACCACGGACGGGCGCTCGCCTTTCACGCGATCGCGGCGCGACCTGTGTCGGCGGCAGCGGTCACGGCGGTGTCCCGATCGCAGCGCCCGATCAAACCGCCGGCGGATCATCCATGGCGCAAGCGATGGCGGCAGGAACGAGGACACCACCCGGCGGCGGCCGGAACATAA
- a CDS encoding endonuclease MutS2, translated as MNETLSEHAAQALEWPRLLELLAQHAQSTIGAARCRSLSLSSHLADARLRQQETTEMVSLLEGSDPMPGLTFPDIREQLIRSRKGGALEAGELRDCAVVLALMAEVERYAESHKDETQALAHVLSPLHSTTSLRGILRAIEGAIQSDGSMKDTASPELRCLTHQAQELKQEMRQRLEQILHSKRYEEVLQESYFVQREGRYVVPVKADMRGRIPGIVHDVSSSGATIFLEPRELVELNNSIKVADLEIEREVHRILRELSGLVASKAEDIGRGIEALAECDVIRAKAEMSRRLKCNPVILNKDGRIMLKQARHPLLLVAKDQVVANDLHMDEAIRVLVISGPNTGGKTVTLKIVGLFALMVRGGLHLPCASESEMAVFTDLYADIGDAQDLSRDLSSFSAHMTYMIRLLTESVSMERSLAPSAPCALVLLDEPVTSTDPQEGAVLAEALLCRLAELNMKVVATTHYGALKELAQTTSGFANASVEFDVEQLAPTYRLFIGIPGGSSALEIAGRLGMDESILSDARKRLHHDGQRLDELMADLQRKQRQLIEDTEKAQQAREEAEQAAREARALRAQLQEAEQEARRGLKKKLGEQFQRARAEVQATVDSLKREQKLIKAKETKQRLHELEAQTRQEFVPTGKPIPLEQLGIGDTVEIVGLGMTGSLLEMPQGKKRVRVKVGEGEILAAVSNLVGLAHEATAEAAAPTSTATIPRRVSTSNGLGLDEQTVVDVRGQAADEALDHVVVALDRATLTGAPYLRIIHGHGTGRLKSVLREYLKESPYVADFRPGDRAEGGDGVTVVKVQ; from the coding sequence GTGAACGAGACATTATCTGAACATGCAGCACAGGCGTTGGAGTGGCCTCGGCTGTTGGAGCTTCTCGCACAACATGCACAGTCGACGATCGGAGCTGCTCGATGCCGGTCGCTTTCCTTATCGAGCCACCTGGCGGATGCTCGCCTGCGCCAACAAGAGACGACCGAGATGGTGAGTTTACTGGAGGGGAGTGATCCGATGCCGGGCCTCACCTTTCCCGATATTCGCGAACAACTGATTCGATCCAGGAAGGGAGGAGCGCTTGAGGCCGGTGAGTTGCGAGACTGTGCGGTTGTGCTGGCCCTCATGGCAGAGGTGGAGCGATACGCCGAGTCTCATAAAGATGAGACTCAAGCCCTGGCCCACGTCTTGTCTCCGCTTCATAGCACAACAAGTTTGCGCGGAATCCTGAGGGCTATCGAGGGCGCGATCCAATCGGATGGCTCTATGAAAGACACGGCTTCGCCGGAGCTGCGATGTCTGACTCACCAGGCTCAGGAGCTGAAACAGGAGATGCGGCAGCGTCTGGAGCAGATACTCCATTCCAAACGCTATGAGGAGGTGCTTCAAGAGTCGTATTTTGTCCAGCGAGAAGGACGCTACGTCGTGCCGGTGAAGGCGGACATGCGGGGAAGAATCCCCGGGATCGTCCACGATGTGTCGTCCAGCGGGGCAACCATCTTTCTGGAGCCGCGGGAGTTGGTCGAACTGAACAATTCCATCAAGGTGGCGGATCTGGAGATTGAGCGGGAGGTGCATCGCATCTTGCGGGAACTCAGCGGTTTGGTAGCCTCCAAAGCGGAGGACATCGGCCGAGGAATCGAGGCGTTGGCCGAATGTGATGTGATCAGAGCAAAGGCTGAGATGAGTCGTCGGCTGAAGTGCAACCCTGTCATCTTGAACAAAGATGGCCGCATCATGCTTAAGCAGGCGCGGCATCCGTTGCTGCTCGTCGCGAAAGATCAGGTTGTCGCGAACGACCTTCACATGGATGAAGCGATCCGCGTCCTTGTGATCTCCGGGCCGAATACAGGCGGAAAGACCGTTACGCTCAAGATCGTCGGGCTGTTTGCGCTCATGGTGCGGGGCGGACTGCATCTTCCCTGTGCTTCGGAATCCGAGATGGCAGTTTTTACCGACCTCTACGCCGATATCGGTGATGCACAGGACTTGAGTCGCGATCTGTCGAGCTTTTCGGCTCACATGACTTACATGATCCGACTCCTTACCGAGAGCGTTTCCATGGAGAGGTCGCTCGCACCCTCAGCACCCTGCGCACTCGTGCTCCTTGATGAGCCTGTGACTTCAACTGATCCGCAAGAAGGGGCGGTGCTGGCAGAGGCGCTGCTCTGTCGTCTGGCCGAATTGAACATGAAAGTGGTGGCGACCACGCATTACGGTGCGCTCAAAGAGCTGGCACAGACGACTTCTGGCTTTGCGAATGCCAGCGTGGAATTCGACGTGGAGCAGTTGGCGCCTACCTACCGATTATTCATCGGGATCCCGGGCGGCTCATCCGCCTTGGAGATCGCCGGCCGCCTCGGTATGGACGAAAGTATATTGAGCGACGCGCGGAAGCGACTCCACCACGATGGCCAACGGCTCGACGAGTTGATGGCTGACTTGCAGCGGAAGCAACGCCAACTGATTGAGGATACCGAGAAGGCTCAGCAGGCGAGGGAAGAAGCCGAACAAGCGGCCCGGGAAGCACGAGCACTTCGAGCGCAACTGCAAGAAGCGGAACAAGAAGCTCGACGAGGGCTCAAGAAGAAACTCGGCGAACAATTTCAGCGTGCGCGAGCCGAGGTTCAAGCCACGGTCGATTCCCTGAAGCGCGAACAGAAGCTCATCAAGGCGAAGGAGACGAAACAGCGGTTGCATGAGTTAGAGGCGCAAACTAGGCAGGAGTTTGTGCCGACCGGCAAGCCGATTCCACTTGAACAGCTTGGGATCGGCGATACGGTGGAAATTGTCGGTTTGGGCATGACGGGGAGTTTGTTGGAAATGCCTCAGGGGAAAAAACGTGTGCGTGTCAAGGTTGGGGAGGGCGAAATCTTGGCTGCTGTATCGAACCTCGTCGGTCTCGCGCATGAAGCGACTGCAGAGGCAGCAGCTCCCACGTCAACCGCTACGATTCCCCGACGAGTTTCGACGAGCAATGGGCTGGGACTGGATGAGCAAACAGTGGTGGACGTACGAGGGCAAGCAGCTGACGAGGCACTCGATCACGTCGTCGTGGCATTGGATCGGGCAACTCTCACTGGCGCCCCGTACCTCCGCATCATTCATGGCCATGGAACCGGTCGTCTCAAATCCGTCCTGCGCGAATATCTCAAAGAGTCGCCTTATGTGGCAGACTTTCGTCCTGGCGATCGAGCCGAGGGAGGCGATGGGGTGACGGTGGTGAAGGTACAATGA
- the gap gene encoding type I glyceraldehyde-3-phosphate dehydrogenase, translating into MSIRVGINGFGRIGRNVLRASMGDKDLQIVAVNDLTDAKTLAYLLKYDSVHGTLSASVEAKEDQILVDGKPIKVLAIKDPKELPWKALNIDVVIESTGRFTDREAAGKHLSAGAKHVIISAPAKDPDVTIVLGVNDDKFDPQSHHIVSNASCTTNCLAPVAKVLLETFGIKHGIMTTIHSYTNDQQLLDLPHKDLRRARAAGMSMIPTSTGAAKALHLVIPELKGKLDGLAIRVPTPNVSLVDLTVETEKDCDVASVNAAFKKAADGPLKGILKYSEDPIVSIDQKGDDHSATVDAPLTNVVDKRLVKVTAWYDNEWGYSCRVRDLVKVLAGKSTTH; encoded by the coding sequence ATGTCCATTCGTGTTGGAATCAATGGATTCGGACGCATCGGGCGCAACGTGCTGCGTGCCTCGATGGGTGATAAAGATCTGCAGATCGTCGCCGTTAACGATCTCACGGACGCCAAAACGCTTGCTTATCTTCTCAAGTACGACTCGGTGCACGGCACCCTTTCGGCAAGTGTTGAGGCCAAGGAAGACCAGATCCTCGTGGATGGGAAACCTATCAAAGTGCTCGCGATCAAAGACCCAAAGGAATTGCCCTGGAAGGCGCTGAACATCGACGTTGTCATTGAATCGACCGGTCGATTTACCGACCGGGAAGCGGCGGGCAAACACCTGTCTGCCGGCGCCAAGCACGTGATTATCTCGGCACCGGCGAAAGATCCCGATGTGACCATCGTACTCGGCGTGAACGACGACAAGTTCGACCCTCAATCCCACCACATTGTGTCCAACGCCTCCTGCACGACCAACTGCCTGGCGCCTGTTGCTAAAGTCTTGTTGGAAACGTTCGGTATCAAGCACGGGATTATGACCACGATCCATTCCTACACCAACGATCAGCAGCTGCTGGACCTTCCTCATAAGGACCTTCGGCGCGCCCGCGCAGCCGGCATGTCGATGATTCCTACCAGCACCGGCGCAGCCAAAGCGCTGCATCTCGTCATTCCTGAGCTCAAGGGCAAGTTGGATGGACTCGCCATTCGGGTGCCGACGCCGAACGTCTCACTGGTCGATCTCACTGTCGAAACCGAGAAGGATTGTGACGTGGCATCTGTGAACGCAGCCTTCAAGAAGGCGGCGGATGGACCACTCAAAGGTATTCTCAAGTACTCTGAAGACCCCATCGTCTCGATCGATCAAAAGGGGGACGATCACTCGGCCACCGTCGATGCCCCGCTGACCAACGTCGTCGACAAGCGTCTGGTCAAGGTTACGGCCTGGTACGACAACGAATGGGGCTATTCATGCCGAGTCCGCGACCTGGTCAAGGTTCTGGCCGGAAAATCCACCACTCACTGA
- a CDS encoding phosphoglycerate kinase, translating to MNLHKKTIDDVQLRGKRVIIRADFNVPLDESLQITDDTRIRSTLPTINRVVDEGAKVILCSHLGRPKGTFHPKYSLAPVAKRLGRLLGKDVVFAPDCIGPAVEKLVSKMKDGDVLLLENLRFHAGEEKNDDAFAKALASLGDVFINDAFGAAHRAHASTVGITHYIKDAAAGALLKKEIEYLEGAVANPVRPFAAVLGGAKVSGKIGVIENLGKKVDKVIIGGGMAFTFLKAKGMEIGNSLCEMDMLDFARGIEDHALSRGVKFYLPVDCVVAAGREVGAETKIVPVQEIPKGWYALDIGPASVKLFNEAVQNAKTILWNGPMGVFEIDAYARGTLAMAHAIADAYALTIVGGGETSLAVHRAGESENISFISTGGGAALELLEGKTLPGLAALPDRPN from the coding sequence ATGAATTTGCACAAGAAAACGATCGACGATGTGCAACTTCGTGGCAAACGGGTCATTATCCGCGCCGATTTCAACGTCCCGCTCGATGAGTCGCTTCAAATTACCGATGACACCCGTATTCGGTCAACCCTGCCGACGATCAATCGCGTCGTCGACGAGGGAGCGAAAGTCATTCTCTGCTCTCATCTCGGTCGACCCAAGGGGACCTTTCACCCTAAATACAGCCTGGCGCCGGTCGCAAAACGACTGGGACGCCTGCTCGGGAAAGACGTGGTCTTCGCTCCGGACTGTATAGGGCCGGCCGTCGAGAAACTGGTCTCGAAGATGAAGGACGGCGATGTCCTCTTGCTGGAAAATCTTCGTTTTCATGCCGGCGAGGAAAAGAATGACGACGCCTTCGCCAAGGCCCTTGCTTCACTGGGCGATGTTTTCATCAATGATGCCTTCGGGGCGGCCCACCGGGCCCATGCGTCGACCGTCGGCATCACCCACTACATAAAAGATGCGGCTGCAGGCGCACTGCTCAAGAAAGAGATCGAGTATCTCGAAGGTGCCGTCGCCAATCCCGTTCGACCGTTTGCCGCTGTCTTAGGGGGAGCCAAGGTCTCGGGAAAAATCGGCGTCATTGAAAACCTTGGCAAGAAGGTCGATAAGGTCATCATCGGCGGCGGCATGGCATTTACGTTCTTGAAGGCGAAAGGCATGGAGATCGGCAATTCTCTCTGCGAAATGGACATGTTGGATTTTGCCCGAGGGATCGAAGACCATGCCCTCTCACGAGGGGTCAAATTTTACCTGCCTGTCGATTGCGTGGTGGCGGCCGGCCGAGAGGTGGGCGCCGAAACCAAGATTGTTCCGGTACAGGAAATTCCCAAGGGATGGTATGCCCTCGATATTGGTCCGGCCTCCGTCAAACTATTCAATGAGGCGGTTCAAAATGCGAAAACCATCCTGTGGAACGGACCGATGGGTGTATTTGAAATCGACGCCTATGCGCGAGGCACCTTGGCTATGGCTCATGCAATCGCCGACGCCTACGCGCTCACGATCGTCGGCGGCGGTGAAACGTCACTGGCCGTTCATCGGGCCGGTGAATCTGAGAACATCTCGTTCATCTCGACCGGTGGTGGCGCGGCCCTTGAATTACTGGAAGGCAAAACACTTCCTGGTCTCGCAGCGCTGCCAGACCGCCCAAACTGA
- the secG gene encoding preprotein translocase subunit SecG, whose translation MLYTLIVIVHVFICFLMIGAILLQSGKGAEIGAAFGGSSQTVFGSRGPANFLSKLTVIVAAVFMATSLSLAILAKQRNFSSTVIDMQPKSAPTAPPTAPPAQSSGDSHPSGETPAAGH comes from the coding sequence ATGCTGTATACGCTGATTGTTATTGTCCATGTCTTTATCTGCTTTCTGATGATCGGGGCGATTCTTCTCCAATCAGGGAAGGGAGCGGAGATCGGCGCCGCGTTCGGCGGTTCCAGTCAGACGGTGTTCGGAAGCCGTGGTCCCGCCAATTTTTTGAGCAAGCTGACGGTCATTGTGGCGGCGGTGTTCATGGCGACGTCGCTCAGTCTGGCGATTTTAGCCAAGCAACGAAACTTCTCTTCGACCGTCATCGATATGCAGCCCAAGAGCGCTCCAACAGCTCCCCCGACTGCCCCACCCGCTCAATCTTCAGGGGATTCGCATCCTTCGGGAGAGACTCCCGCAGCCGGACACTGA
- the rplU gene encoding 50S ribosomal protein L21 has product MYAIVETGGKQYRAETGTTIQVERLPGDVGAQIELSKVRLVHGDAGILIGQPLVNGAKVTAEIVRQGRTRSITVFKKKRRKNYRRTRGHRQGFTQLLIRNIATA; this is encoded by the coding sequence ATGTACGCGATCGTTGAAACAGGTGGTAAACAATATCGAGCTGAAACCGGCACGACGATTCAGGTCGAGCGGCTGCCGGGAGACGTCGGAGCCCAGATTGAACTCAGCAAGGTCCGTCTCGTACATGGCGATGCCGGTATTCTGATTGGACAGCCCCTCGTTAACGGAGCCAAAGTCACGGCTGAAATCGTGCGACAAGGGCGGACCCGATCGATTACCGTGTTTAAGAAGAAGCGTCGCAAGAACTATCGCCGGACTCGTGGACACCGACAAGGATTCACCCAGCTGTTGATCAGGAATATTGCGACAGCCTGA
- a CDS encoding branched-chain amino acid transaminase, translated as MLEPVEKIWMDGKLVEWREANVHVLTHSLHYGLAAFEGLRCYKGKSGSAIFRLREHVDRLFDSTHIGMMTMPYDKKQITEAIIETVRANRLDACYIRPLVYIGYGAMGVYPGDNPIRVAIAAWKWGAYLGDDALANGMRACVSSFTRHHVNVSMTRGKISGYYVNSIMAKQQAKADGYDEAILLDPEGYVAEGTGENVFIVRRGALKTTPLTSVLEGITRNSVIQLAQERKIAVAEERFTRDEMYIADEVFVTGTAAELTPVREIDNRRIGNGTPGPITRALQDAFFSIVRGEDVAHESWLTRI; from the coding sequence ATGTTGGAACCGGTCGAAAAAATCTGGATGGATGGGAAATTGGTGGAGTGGAGAGAGGCCAACGTCCATGTTCTCACCCATTCGCTACACTATGGCCTTGCGGCGTTTGAAGGTCTTCGGTGCTACAAGGGTAAGTCAGGCTCCGCCATCTTCCGGCTTCGTGAACATGTCGATCGCCTGTTTGATTCGACTCATATCGGCATGATGACCATGCCGTATGACAAGAAGCAGATCACGGAGGCCATCATCGAGACCGTTCGTGCCAATCGGCTCGATGCCTGTTACATTCGCCCGTTAGTCTACATCGGGTATGGGGCGATGGGCGTCTATCCAGGAGACAATCCGATTCGGGTAGCCATCGCTGCTTGGAAGTGGGGCGCCTATTTGGGGGACGATGCATTGGCCAATGGGATGCGCGCCTGCGTCTCGTCTTTTACGAGGCACCACGTGAATGTGTCCATGACCAGAGGAAAAATATCCGGGTACTATGTGAACTCCATCATGGCCAAACAGCAGGCGAAGGCCGATGGATATGACGAGGCGATTCTTCTCGATCCCGAAGGCTATGTTGCCGAGGGAACGGGAGAGAATGTGTTCATCGTGCGGCGTGGGGCCTTGAAAACGACGCCCTTGACGTCGGTGCTTGAAGGGATTACGCGAAACTCTGTCATCCAATTGGCTCAAGAAAGAAAAATCGCCGTGGCGGAGGAGCGATTCACGCGCGATGAAATGTACATTGCCGATGAAGTATTCGTGACAGGAACGGCTGCTGAATTGACCCCGGTCCGAGAAATCGACAACCGGCGAATCGGAAATGGTACGCCTGGGCCGATTACACGCGCCCTCCAAGACGCCTTCTTTTCGATCGTACGCGGGGAAGACGTCGCACATGAGTCGTGGCTAACTCGTATCTAA
- a CDS encoding PilZ domain-containing protein, whose product MFHASKFVIRTYHRIPVRCEVYYLGGDFLGKGTVMNLCRNGFRVLGDHQVVPGMGLVVRLTLPDKDEPVEIQRVVVRWVRGLLFGVKVLTMSPAEEERVGTFLSSRLRAYCASS is encoded by the coding sequence ATGTTTCACGCTAGCAAGTTTGTGATCCGTACCTATCATCGGATTCCCGTTCGCTGTGAGGTGTACTACCTGGGCGGAGATTTTCTCGGGAAGGGAACGGTGATGAACCTCTGTCGTAACGGGTTCCGGGTTTTGGGAGACCATCAAGTGGTTCCTGGGATGGGGTTGGTTGTCCGGCTCACCCTTCCCGACAAAGATGAGCCGGTCGAAATTCAGCGCGTCGTGGTCCGATGGGTGCGAGGTCTGTTGTTTGGTGTCAAAGTCCTGACCATGAGTCCAGCGGAAGAAGAACGAGTCGGAACGTTCCTGAGTTCCCGCCTGCGCGCCTATTGCGCTTCCTCGTAG
- a CDS encoding caspase family protein, translating into MHATWFSRNHLQQELPFCRQLITGSAEQFHDMETACKNIPFSFFIAVTLMVVLSACTSDPPSVDTVKAVTGAINAPGGPETYEVVDCLLPGQIRQLGTQVTYVTERRPVRTTTEDCAIRGGEYVARDRADYGTSLKFWLSEAQKGSAEAQYYTATLYERGAGGEPDYQRAANWYRKAAEQGDKRAAVNLGRLYEQGLGVSKDPAQAFTWFAKASGLDDAALSLLTNQQLPNAQATTRIRELEQALATTNQEVTRLNNHLQELQRLAETDRRKSQDADQRYQAARAELDQLRERPDQSEAIAKADARVKQIQEEMDRARRELDTRNTDIVQLQQKIASFETNAIDLGFDGPTLEIIDPPLARTRSKEQLAIPINTGSQRSVTGRVLAPAGLRSLMVNGEKMKVNEDGVFTSTFGALQSPSDESVVQILAVDTQNKRAALKFVLKGKGTIQPNPQVPKQDLSEFGHYHALVIGNDHYKHWKVLKNGISDATAVAKTLKEQYGFHVTIIKDSIRSDIMNALNEYRKILNENDNLLIYYAGHGHLEQDIDRGYWIPVNAEIDNNSEWVNLSDVTDLLQLISAKHVMVVADSCFGGKLTRSSLAQLKPGLTAHARLDILKKLAKRRVRTAMTSGGVNPVLDAGGSGHSVFAEAFLGVLEENDTVLEAERLFLAIRSRVVSTSQQIHSEQIPTYDPIHMAGHESIGDFIFVPRAL; encoded by the coding sequence TTGCACGCGACCTGGTTCTCCCGCAATCATCTGCAGCAAGAACTGCCGTTTTGCCGACAACTGATTACGGGCTCTGCGGAGCAATTTCACGACATGGAAACCGCCTGTAAAAACATTCCTTTCTCGTTCTTTATAGCGGTAACTCTTATGGTCGTGCTGTCGGCCTGTACCTCCGATCCGCCGTCAGTCGATACGGTGAAGGCGGTGACCGGAGCGATCAACGCGCCGGGCGGTCCAGAAACCTATGAGGTGGTCGATTGTTTGTTGCCAGGGCAAATCCGCCAGCTCGGTACACAGGTGACGTACGTCACTGAACGGCGCCCCGTTCGCACAACCACAGAAGATTGCGCCATCCGTGGTGGTGAATACGTCGCGAGAGATCGGGCAGACTATGGGACCTCCCTAAAATTCTGGCTCAGTGAAGCCCAAAAAGGGTCTGCAGAAGCCCAGTACTATACCGCGACACTGTATGAAAGAGGCGCAGGGGGAGAACCTGATTATCAGCGGGCGGCGAACTGGTACCGCAAGGCCGCTGAACAGGGAGATAAGCGAGCGGCGGTCAACCTCGGTCGGCTGTATGAACAAGGATTGGGCGTTTCGAAGGATCCCGCGCAAGCCTTCACATGGTTCGCGAAAGCGTCCGGTTTGGATGACGCCGCGCTATCCCTCCTCACTAACCAGCAACTCCCCAACGCGCAAGCCACGACACGCATCCGTGAACTGGAGCAGGCGCTCGCTACGACAAACCAGGAAGTCACCCGGCTAAACAATCACCTTCAGGAATTACAACGATTAGCAGAAACCGATCGGCGCAAAAGTCAGGATGCCGATCAGCGCTACCAAGCGGCGCGCGCAGAGCTGGACCAACTTCGCGAGAGACCTGATCAGTCCGAAGCCATAGCCAAAGCCGATGCCAGGGTCAAGCAGATCCAGGAGGAAATGGACCGGGCAAGGAGAGAACTCGACACCAGGAATACAGACATCGTGCAACTTCAGCAGAAAATTGCCTCGTTCGAAACCAACGCCATTGATCTCGGCTTTGACGGGCCCACGTTGGAGATTATCGACCCGCCGCTCGCCAGGACCCGTAGCAAAGAGCAGCTGGCGATTCCCATCAACACCGGTTCCCAGCGTTCCGTCACCGGTCGCGTGCTGGCGCCTGCCGGGCTCCGGTCGCTGATGGTGAATGGAGAGAAGATGAAGGTTAACGAAGACGGGGTGTTCACGTCGACCTTCGGAGCTCTTCAATCACCCAGCGATGAATCGGTCGTCCAGATTCTCGCCGTGGACACGCAAAACAAGCGTGCCGCACTGAAATTCGTACTCAAAGGCAAAGGTACGATACAACCCAACCCCCAGGTGCCCAAGCAGGATCTCTCCGAATTCGGTCACTACCATGCCCTTGTCATTGGGAATGACCATTACAAACACTGGAAGGTCTTGAAGAATGGAATTTCTGATGCCACTGCCGTCGCTAAGACATTGAAAGAGCAATATGGTTTCCACGTCACGATCATCAAAGACTCGATACGCTCAGATATCATGAATGCGCTCAATGAATACCGGAAAATCCTCAACGAAAACGACAATCTGCTGATTTATTACGCCGGCCACGGACACCTGGAACAAGACATCGATCGAGGGTACTGGATTCCCGTCAATGCCGAGATCGACAACAATTCCGAATGGGTGAATCTCTCCGACGTAACCGACCTTCTGCAACTCATCTCTGCAAAACACGTGATGGTGGTGGCGGATTCCTGCTTTGGCGGAAAATTGACGAGAAGTTCATTGGCGCAGTTAAAACCGGGCTTGACTGCCCACGCACGGTTAGACATCTTGAAAAAGCTCGCGAAACGACGGGTGCGTACCGCCATGACTTCGGGTGGAGTGAACCCAGTCTTGGATGCGGGGGGCAGCGGCCATTCGGTTTTTGCCGAGGCCTTTCTTGGCGTGCTGGAAGAGAACGACACCGTTCTGGAGGCCGAACGACTGTTTTTGGCCATCCGCTCCCGCGTCGTCAGCACGTCACAACAAATACACAGCGAGCAAATTCCCACGTACGACCCTATCCACATGGCTGGACATGAGAGTATCGGCGACTTTATCTTCGTCCCGCGGGCGCTCTGA